The following are encoded in a window of Cygnus atratus isolate AKBS03 ecotype Queensland, Australia chromosome 20, CAtr_DNAZoo_HiC_assembly, whole genome shotgun sequence genomic DNA:
- the XAF1 gene encoding LOW QUALITY PROTEIN: XIAP-associated factor 1 (The sequence of the model RefSeq protein was modified relative to this genomic sequence to represent the inferred CDS: substituted 1 base at 1 genomic stop codon): MQQQPHSPSAWVGHENNGHDDISQVVARAEAHEERIPSRITRKIMTEETRFCENCKRGVSAANFSLHEAHCLRFFTLCPECDKPVARNDMKSHQTEAHKQVRCNLCCQGMQQYQLEHHMAKQCHKRVMKCKICELEMPFNKLQXTPKHIRTEWCWECNKYVMYKDQNKHKDICQDSGLSCHKDVNFQISEASTNAKFIYSTGTADNLCVRCNKSFPDDQYSQHLQNKTSTTHKLTEVLAGQSTSKPSSDPPQSSTSLAHSSSSEKAMAWKDLSPKGKGRYHPLTSKTSPKPSKNKKMVGFPSPTRGRLSTSPQALKDTWSYNLLLTCAHCNILLPLPTLQKHEVRGDVLDSASYMLEQRATPTY, from the exons ATGCAGCAACAGCCCCACAGCCCTTCTGCCTGGGTGGGCCATGAGAACAATGGCcatgatgacatcagccagGTGGTGGCAAGGGCTGAGGCCCATG AAGAAAGGATACCCAGCAGAATAACACGAAAAATCATGACAGAAGAGACCAGGTTCTGTGAAAACTG TAAACGAGGTGTGTCTGCTGCCAATTTCTCCCTCCATGAGGCCCACTGCTTGCGGTTTTTCACTCTCTGTCCAGAATGTGATAAACCAGTTGCTCGAAATGATATGAAAAGTCATCAAACAGAAGCACACAAGCAG GTCAGATGTAATCTTTGCTGCCAAGGCATGCAGCAATATCAGTTGGAGCATCACATG GCCAAGCAATGCCACAAACGagtaatgaaatgcaaaatctgTGAGCTGGAAATGCCCTTCAACAAACTTCAGTAAACACCTAAACACATTCGAACCGAATGGTGTTGGGAGTGTAACAAATATGTCATGTACAAAGAccagaacaaacacaaagatATTTGTCAGGACAGTGGTCTGTCCTGTCATAAGGACGTGAACTTTCAAATCAGTGAAGCATCTACtaatgcaaaatttatttactcCACTG gtACCGCTGACAATCTGTGTGTGAGGTGCAATAAGTCATTCCCAGATGACCAGTACTCCCAGCATCTG cagaATAAAACCAGTACAACTCATAAGCTGACAGAAGTTCTTGCTGGCCAGTCAACTTCAAAACCCAGCAGTGATCCACCACAGTCTTCTACCTCCCTGGCTCACTCTTCCAGCTCTGAAAAGGCAATGGCATGGAAAGATCTCAGTcccaaagggaaaggaaggtaCCATCCATTGACCTCCAAAACCTCTCCCAAAccttcaaagaacaaaaagatggTTGGCTTTCCTTCTCCCACAAGAGGCAGACTTTCTACATCACCTCAAGCTCTTAAAGACACCTGGTCTTACAACTTGCTGCTGACCTGTGCCCACTGCAACATTCTTCTGCCACTTCCAACTCTTCAGAAACATGAGGTGAGAGGTGATGTATTGGACTCAGCCTCCTACATGCTTGAACAAAGAGCCACACCTACATATTAA